The Streptomyces phaeolivaceus genome has a window encoding:
- a CDS encoding GntR family transcriptional regulator has product MMEFDPTRPKWIQIADVLRARIASGEYPPRRMISEVRLEQEFGVARTTVRKVTAALRADGLITTTPGMGSFVAERPSAGSDAPTG; this is encoded by the coding sequence GTGATGGAGTTTGACCCCACGAGGCCCAAGTGGATCCAGATCGCTGACGTGCTCCGAGCGAGGATCGCGAGCGGTGAGTATCCGCCCCGAAGGATGATCTCCGAGGTGCGCCTGGAGCAGGAGTTCGGCGTGGCGCGAACAACTGTGCGCAAGGTGACGGCGGCCCTTCGAGCAGACGGCCTCATCACCACGACCCCGGGCATGGGCTCCTTCGTCGCCGAAAGGCCTTCCGCCGGGAGCGACGCCCCCACAGGCTGA
- a CDS encoding protein kinase family protein, whose product MSGSTPELPIVVIDALRPTAHHLVINRRGSTVWEVESPRGRYAVKLGHPIEATADWAAQPWTALAPAREGAVLHRLGLDDIAYGEWERGTWNFQPWREGPDLYRLWEPCRRPGSSIAPHTDVALGCVEALAELHAKGWAHGDVQPAHFIIGPERTHLIDLALARGGSVPEGYDFPFRGCLVHYEAPEIARSVLATGEAEPTPEADVYALGASLLISATGWRAVEYPDDAPRPVQRQAVAEGRRRPVRARGELGRLIDAMLSHAPEDRPTIDEVGKALG is encoded by the coding sequence TTGTCCGGCTCAACCCCTGAACTGCCGATCGTGGTGATCGACGCACTCAGGCCCACGGCTCACCACCTGGTCATCAACCGCCGGGGCTCCACGGTCTGGGAGGTGGAGAGCCCTCGGGGCCGCTACGCCGTGAAGCTCGGCCACCCGATCGAGGCCACTGCCGACTGGGCCGCCCAGCCCTGGACCGCGCTCGCGCCGGCGCGCGAGGGCGCCGTACTGCATCGTCTCGGCCTCGACGACATCGCCTACGGCGAGTGGGAACGCGGTACCTGGAACTTCCAGCCATGGCGCGAAGGGCCGGACCTGTACCGGCTGTGGGAGCCCTGCCGTCGACCGGGATCGTCCATCGCGCCCCACACGGATGTTGCCCTGGGGTGCGTCGAAGCACTGGCCGAGCTGCACGCGAAGGGCTGGGCGCACGGAGACGTGCAACCGGCCCACTTCATCATCGGGCCCGAGCGGACGCACCTGATCGACCTCGCCCTCGCCCGCGGCGGAAGCGTGCCCGAGGGGTACGACTTCCCGTTCCGCGGCTGCCTCGTCCACTACGAGGCACCGGAGATCGCCCGCAGCGTACTCGCCACCGGCGAAGCCGAGCCGACACCCGAAGCCGACGTCTACGCCCTCGGCGCGTCCCTGCTCATCTCCGCCACCGGCTGGCGGGCGGTCGAGTACCCGGACGACGCGCCTCGCCCCGTGCAGAGGCAGGCTGTGGCGGAAGGCAGGCGGCGGCCGGTGAGGGCTCGCGGTGAGTTGGGACGGCTGATCGACGCGATGCTCAGCCACGCTCCCGAGGACCGACCGACGATCGATGAGGTGGGCAAGGCACTCGGCTGA
- a CDS encoding glycine-rich domain-containing protein: MTATANDQKTGRAVAGEELFQSLAHFVITHNGQSPERAERIADQAVAFAVTAATATVPMVPSDDVDLGLHALILHTKEYAGLCEQYAGRFLHHNPKPGGGARDPERVAASAHAMKAAGFMVFDDLWTVDGTNLAQCDSDCGRPYGQD; this comes from the coding sequence ATGACGGCAACAGCGAACGATCAGAAGACCGGTCGCGCGGTGGCGGGTGAGGAACTGTTCCAGAGCCTCGCCCACTTCGTGATCACCCACAACGGGCAGTCGCCCGAGCGTGCCGAGCGGATCGCGGACCAGGCGGTCGCGTTCGCCGTCACGGCGGCCACCGCCACCGTCCCTATGGTCCCTTCGGATGACGTGGACCTCGGCCTCCACGCGCTCATCCTGCACACGAAGGAGTACGCCGGGCTGTGCGAGCAGTACGCGGGGCGGTTCCTCCACCACAACCCGAAGCCGGGCGGAGGAGCACGCGACCCTGAGAGGGTCGCTGCCTCGGCTCACGCCATGAAGGCTGCCGGTTTCATGGTCTTCGACGACCTGTGGACCGTGGACGGCACGAACCTCGCGCAGTGCGACTCGGACTGCGGCCGACCCTACGGTCAGGACTGA